A window of Malania oleifera isolate guangnan ecotype guangnan chromosome 5, ASM2987363v1, whole genome shotgun sequence contains these coding sequences:
- the LOC131154873 gene encoding pentatricopeptide repeat-containing protein ELI1, chloroplastic-like isoform X2, whose amino-acid sequence MGTKIGDVVHARMLFDCMPTRDLVSWNSMIDVYAKVGEMGSARQLFNDMPEKNVISWSIMIDGYARYGNPLEALNLFRQMLCQGMKPDKVSVVGAILASGQLGALDQGRWLHMYMKKNKMIMDIVVETTLVDMYMKCGSLDEACKTFNNMSERNIISWNVMIFGLGINGFGKEALEYLAQMEMEGVSMDDLIFLGVLTACSHAGLVTEGLHVFDRMRRVYGIEPKVEHYGCLVDLFGRAGQLDRAQNVIETMPLKPNAALWGSLLLACRTHQNVALAEFILERLAELKADDCGVYTLMSNIYADVGVWEGVRRIRKLIRERNMKKEIGRSVMEINGGIVEFVSGERPHAQNEEIEAVIGSLLTMTVVAE is encoded by the exons ATGGGTACG AAAATTGGCGATGTTGTTCATGCTCGCATGCTTTTTGATTGCATGCCAACAAGAGATCTGGTTTCTTGGAATTCTATGATTGATGTGTATGCAAAGGTTGGCGAAATGGGATCTGCTCGTCAATTATTTAATGACATGCCGGAGAAAAATGTGATCTCTTGGAGCATTATGATAGATGGCTATGCTCGGTATGGAAATCCCTTGGAAGCCTTGAATCTTTTCAGGCAGATGCTTTGCCAAGGAATGAAGCCGGATAAGGTGTCTGTGGTGGGTGCAATTTTGGCTTCTGGTCAATTGGGTGCACTTGATCAAGGAAGGTGGTTACATATGTACATGAAGAAAAACAAAATGATTATGGACATAGTTGTTGAAACTACCCTAGTGGATATGTACATGAAATGTGGTAGCCTTGATGAGGCTTGCAAGACATTCAACAACATGTCAGAGAGAAATATCATTTCTTGGAATGTGATGATTTTTGGTCTTGGTATTAATGGTTTCGGAAAGGAAGCACTGGAGTATTTAGCTCAAATGGAGATGGAAGGAGTTTCGATGGATGATTTAATCTTCCTTGGTGTTCTTACAGCTTGCAGTCATGCAGGTCTTGTGACTGAAGGTCTTCATGTATTTGACAGAATGAGAAGAGTTTACGGCATTGAACCCAAGGTTGAACACTATGGTTGTTTGGTAGATCTCTTTGGCCGGGCAGGACAACTAGATAGAGCTCAAAATGTTATAGAGACAATGCCTCTAAAACCCAATGCAGCATTATGGGGATCTCTTCTTCTGGCCTGTAGAACTCATCAAAATGTGGCTCTTGCAGAATTTATACTTGAGAGGCTTGCAGAGCTCAAAGCTGATGACTGTGGGGTTTACACTCTCATGTCAAATATCTACGCTGATGTGGGAGTTTGGGAAGGAGTGAGGAGGATAAGGAAATTGATAAGAGAGAGGaacatgaagaaagaaattggAAGGAGTGTAATGGAGATAAATGGTGGTATTGTGGAATTTGTTAGTGGGGAAAGGCCTCATGCTCAAAATGAGGAGATAGAAGCAGTTATTGGGAGCTTATTGACAATGACAGTGGTTGCAGAATAA
- the LOC131154873 gene encoding pentatricopeptide repeat-containing protein At3g29230-like isoform X1: MMLGLVEGRLIHGEVIKMGFESDLFVVNGLISMYCRCGEMVGAQLLFDGFHGKDVVTWNSMLFGYVGFRDMQQAQRLFDEMPEKDVFSWSIMIDGYGKKIGDVVHARMLFDCMPTRDLVSWNSMIDVYAKVGEMGSARQLFNDMPEKNVISWSIMIDGYARYGNPLEALNLFRQMLCQGMKPDKVSVVGAILASGQLGALDQGRWLHMYMKKNKMIMDIVVETTLVDMYMKCGSLDEACKTFNNMSERNIISWNVMIFGLGINGFGKEALEYLAQMEMEGVSMDDLIFLGVLTACSHAGLVTEGLHVFDRMRRVYGIEPKVEHYGCLVDLFGRAGQLDRAQNVIETMPLKPNAALWGSLLLACRTHQNVALAEFILERLAELKADDCGVYTLMSNIYADVGVWEGVRRIRKLIRERNMKKEIGRSVMEINGGIVEFVSGERPHAQNEEIEAVIGSLLTMTVVAE; encoded by the exons ATGATGTTGGGGTTGGTGGAAGGGAGACTGATACATGGGGAAGTTATTAAGATGGGGTTTGAGTCTGATTTGTTTGTGGTGAATGGTTTGATTAGTATGTACTGTAGGTGTGGGGAAATGGTTGGGGCTCAATTGTTGTTTGACGGATTTCATGGGAAGGATGTGGTGACTTGGAATTCCATGCTGTTCGGGTATGTTGGTTTTAGGGATATGCAGCAGGCACAGAGGCTGTTCGATGAAATGCCTGAGAAGGATGTGTTTTCTTGGTCCATTATGATTGATGGGTACGGTAAG AAAATTGGCGATGTTGTTCATGCTCGCATGCTTTTTGATTGCATGCCAACAAGAGATCTGGTTTCTTGGAATTCTATGATTGATGTGTATGCAAAGGTTGGCGAAATGGGATCTGCTCGTCAATTATTTAATGACATGCCGGAGAAAAATGTGATCTCTTGGAGCATTATGATAGATGGCTATGCTCGGTATGGAAATCCCTTGGAAGCCTTGAATCTTTTCAGGCAGATGCTTTGCCAAGGAATGAAGCCGGATAAGGTGTCTGTGGTGGGTGCAATTTTGGCTTCTGGTCAATTGGGTGCACTTGATCAAGGAAGGTGGTTACATATGTACATGAAGAAAAACAAAATGATTATGGACATAGTTGTTGAAACTACCCTAGTGGATATGTACATGAAATGTGGTAGCCTTGATGAGGCTTGCAAGACATTCAACAACATGTCAGAGAGAAATATCATTTCTTGGAATGTGATGATTTTTGGTCTTGGTATTAATGGTTTCGGAAAGGAAGCACTGGAGTATTTAGCTCAAATGGAGATGGAAGGAGTTTCGATGGATGATTTAATCTTCCTTGGTGTTCTTACAGCTTGCAGTCATGCAGGTCTTGTGACTGAAGGTCTTCATGTATTTGACAGAATGAGAAGAGTTTACGGCATTGAACCCAAGGTTGAACACTATGGTTGTTTGGTAGATCTCTTTGGCCGGGCAGGACAACTAGATAGAGCTCAAAATGTTATAGAGACAATGCCTCTAAAACCCAATGCAGCATTATGGGGATCTCTTCTTCTGGCCTGTAGAACTCATCAAAATGTGGCTCTTGCAGAATTTATACTTGAGAGGCTTGCAGAGCTCAAAGCTGATGACTGTGGGGTTTACACTCTCATGTCAAATATCTACGCTGATGTGGGAGTTTGGGAAGGAGTGAGGAGGATAAGGAAATTGATAAGAGAGAGGaacatgaagaaagaaattggAAGGAGTGTAATGGAGATAAATGGTGGTATTGTGGAATTTGTTAGTGGGGAAAGGCCTCATGCTCAAAATGAGGAGATAGAAGCAGTTATTGGGAGCTTATTGACAATGACAGTGGTTGCAGAATAA
- the LOC131154872 gene encoding caffeoyl-CoA O-methyltransferase, giving the protein MATNEQDQAGRHQEVGHKSLLQSDALYQYILETSVYPREHEAMKELREITAMHPWNIMTTSADEGQFLNMLLKLINAKNTMEIGVYTGYSLLATALALPDDGKILAMDINRDNYELGLPVIQKAGVAHKIDFREGPALPVLDQMIQDGKYHGTFDFIFVDADKDNYLNYHKRLIDLVKVGGVIGYDNTLWNGSVVAPPDAPLRKYVRYYRDFVLELNKALAADPRIEICQLPVGDGITLCRRVS; this is encoded by the exons ATGGCGACCAACGAGCAAGATCAGGCCGGGAGACACCAGGAGGTTGGCCACAAGAGCCTTTTGCAGAGTGATGCTCTGTACCAG TATATACTTGAAACCAGTGTGTACCCAAGAGAGCACGAGGCCATGAAGGAGCTCCGGGAGATTACTGCCATGCACCCATG GAACATTATGACTACATCTGCGGATGAAGGGCAGTTCCTGAACATGCTTCTCAAGCTCATCAATGCCAAGAACACCATGGAGATTGGGGTTTACACCGGCTATTCCCTCCTCGCCACCGCCCTTGCTCTTCCCGATGATGGAAAG ATTTTGGCCATGGATATCAACCGGGACAATTACGAGCTGGGTCTGCCTGTAATCCAGAAAGCCGGCGTTGCCCACAAGATCGACTTCAGAGAAGGTCCTGCTTTGCCTGTCCTCGATCAGATGATCCAAGAT gGCAAGTATCACGGAACATTTGATTTCATATTCGTGGACGCGGACAAGGACAACTATCTGAACTACCACAAGAGGCTTATCGATCTGGTGAAGGTTGGGGGAGTGATCGGCTACGACAACACCCTCTGGAACGGATCGGTGGTGGCGCCGCCGGACGCGCCACTCCGGAAGTATGTCAGGTACTACAGGGACTTCGTTTTGGAGCTCAACAAGGCTCTCGCCGCCGACCCCCGGATCGAGATCTGCCAGCTCCCGGTCGGTGACGGGATCACCCTCTGCCGTCGGGTCAGCTGA
- the LOC131154874 gene encoding small ribosomal subunit protein uS9-like: MATPVESVQCFGRKKTAVAVTYCKRGRGLIKINGCPIELVEPEILRYKAVEPILLLGRHRFNGVDMRIRVKGGGHTSQIYAIRQSIAKALVAFYQKYVDEQSKKEIKDILIRYDRTLLVADPRRCEPKKFGGRGARARFQKSYR; encoded by the coding sequence ATGGCTACCCCGGTAGAGTCAGTGCAGTGCTTTGGGCGCAAGAAGACGGCGGTGGCCGTGACCTACTGCAAGCGCGGCCGAGGCCTGATCAAGATCAACGGCTGTCCGATCGAGCTGGTGGAGCCGGAGATTCTCCGCTACAAGGCGGTGGAACCCATCCTCCTGCTCGGCCGCCACCGCTTCAATGGCGTCGACATGCGCATCCGCGTTAAGGGCGGAGGGCACACCTCCCAGATCTACGCCATTCGCCAGAGCATCGCCAAGGCCCTCGTCGCCTTCTACCAGAAGTACGTCGACGAGCAGTCCAAGAAGGAGATCAAGGACATCTTGATCCGCTACGACCGCACCCTCCTCGTCGCCGATCCCCGGCGGTGCGAGCCCAAGAAGTTCGGTGGTCGTGGTGCGCGCGCTAGGTTCCAGAAGTCCTATCGTTAG
- the LOC131154875 gene encoding NADPH-dependent aldehyde reductase-like protein, chloroplastic: MAMASETATDSLLHAPPTPLPLQDRVAIVTGASRGIGRAIALHLASLGAKLLINYTSDSAAADQVTALINHSSAPNPPPPRAIAFQADVSDPAQVASLFDAAERAFCSTPHVLVNSAGALDPKYPTIAHTAVDDFDRIFAVNARGAFLCCREAANRLKRGGGGRIILVSSSLVGFSRPGYGAYTASKAAVEAMVKIVAKELKGTRITANCVAPGPIATEMFFAGKGEEQVRKIAEESPMNRLGETEDVAPVVGFLATDAAEWVNGQVIRVNGGYV, encoded by the coding sequence ATGGCCATGGCTTCAGAAACCGCCACCGATTCGCTACTCCATGCCCCACCCACTCCTCTCCCACTCCAAGACCGAGTCGCCATCGTCACCGGCGCCTCCCGGGGGATAGGCCGCGCCATCGCCCTCCACCTGGCCTCTCTCGGCGCCAAGCTACTCATCAACTACACCTCTGACTCCGCTGCAGCCGACCAAGTTACCGCCCTCATCAACCACTCCTCCGCCCCAAACCCTCCGCCTCCGCGAGCCATCGCCTTCCAAGCCGACGTCTCCGACCCCGCTCAGGTGGCTTCCCTCTTCGACGCCGCCGAACGCGCCTTCTGCTCGACCCCCCACGTCCTGGTCAACTCCGCCGGCGCCCTCGACCCCAAATACCCCACCATCGCCCACACCGCCGTCGACGATTTCGATCGCATTTTCGCCGTCAACGCCAGGGGAGCGTTCCTCTGCTGCAGAGAGGCGGCAAATCGGCTGAAGCGCGGAGGCGGGGGTCGGATTATACTGGTATCGTCGTCCTTGGTGGGGTTTTCGAGGCCGGGGTACGGCGCGTACACGGCATCTAAGGCGGCGGTGGAGGCGATGGTGAAAATAGTGGCGAAAGAGCTGAAGGGGACGAGGATCACCGCAAACTGCGTGGCGCCGGGGCCAATCGCGACGGAGATGTTTTTCGCTGGAAAAGGGGAGGAGCAGGTGAGGAAGATCGCCGAGGAGTCTCCCATGAACCGACTCGGCGAGACCGAAGATGTTGCTCCGGTCGTTGGGTTTTTGGCCACGGACGCCGCCGAGTGGGTCAACGGTCAGGTCATTCGCGTTAATGGCGGCTACGTGTGA